The genomic region GAGAGAAATCGAAAAGAAATATTATGCTTGGGTACAAGGACATCCTCCGGACGAAGCGGGAACGATCGACTTGCCGATTTCAAGACATCCGGTCGAAAGACTGAAGATGACGATTTCTCCCAAAGGAAGAAGATCCGTTACTAATTATAAAGTACTAAAGTATATCAATTCTCGCTCGGGAAGAAAATTCAGTTTTGTGGAGATTGGATTGGAAACGGGAAGAACCCACCAGATCCGCGTGCATTTTCAAAGTCAGAGATGTCCCGTAGTCGGGGACTTATTGTATTCCAGAGTCGGAGCGCAATACGAATCCTACGGTTTACAACTGATCGCATATTCTCTTAGATTTATAGATCCGTTTACCGGAGAAAAAATAGAAGCGACTTTACCTCTCAGCGAACGTTTTCTCAGATTTGAGAAGAATGCTCCGCAATTCTAACACGGATTCCGGCCGGATCTTTGCGATCGGGAAGAACCGGAAAATTCTCCCTATAATCCGAAATCGATTTTTGAAAAGCCTTGTGGAATAAAATCGTTTCGACTTCTTCCCCAGCGTCCGTAAATTCGCCGTTCGGTTCGACCGCGAGAGAATGTCCGTTGTGATGAACGCTTTTGTTGTAACCGGCGATCCCGATCCGATTCACTCCGAAAACATAAGCCTGATTTTCGATCGCTCTTGTTTTGAGGATCAATTCCCAGTGATGAATTCTCGGAATCGGCCAGTTTGCGTGGATCGTAAAGATGTCCGTTTCACCGGCCAGTCTTCGGAAGATTTCCGGAAAACGAATGTCATAACAGATGAACGGAGTGATTCTGAAACCGTTGAGATCGTAGCTGATGATTTCCGAACCCGAACTGTAATGGCGATCCTCGCCGCCGAACGTAAACGGATGAATTTTAGAATATCTTAATATGATTTCACCGTTCGGATTTACTACGCTGACCGTGTTGAACGGTTTTCCGTCCGGATTCTTCCGGATCCAACCTGCGCAAACGACGGCTTGCGTTTCTTTGGAAATCTCTCTTAAAAAAGTTTCGGTCGGACCCTCGTCGGGTTCGGCGATTCTTTCCGATCTCATCGTAAAACCCGTTGCGAAAGTTTCGGGCAAAAGAATCAGATCCGCTTTTTCGTTTTTGTTTTTTTCAAGAGAAGAACGAATCAGCTTTCGCACGTGTTCGTAATTCGCATCTTGGTTCTCCCAAGAAAGATCGCATTGAACAAGAGCCACGTTGAGTTCACCGGGATTCAATGGATTTCATTCTCCTTAAAAAATTGTCTTTCGTACGATCCAAGTTTCGACGGCCTCTGATTCTTAGACTACGAAGACGGATTTTCATTCTTCCGAACAAACGGTTTCTTGGCAACCTTATGAAGTTTAGGACGAATCGTAATTTCGGTAAAACCCAAATTCTCGGGACCGGAAAGCGCATACTCGAACGCTTTCAAAATTTCGGAAACGTTCAAATAAGAATTCGGATCGGAATCCTTTTCAAAATCGAGGCGCTCGTAAAAATCCGTGTCCGCGACGTCCGGGTTGACGCTTATCAATTTGACTCCCGATTTTCGGATTTCCTCGAATAAATTTAATCCGAAATGCCTGAGACCGGCCTTGGTTCCCGCGTAAGCCGCGCCTCGAAACGATTCCTTAAAGGCCGAAACCGAATGAATCTGAAAGATCCAGCCTTCGTTCTTTTTTAAATCCCTTAAAAGCAGTTTTGTGATCAGAATCGGAGAAACGAAGTTTACTACGAGCATTCTTTCCAATTCGTCGAAAGGAATTTCCTCGTGAGGCGCAAAGTTGCCTATGCCCGCGTTGTTCACGAGAATTTTGAGGGGAGGTTCTTCCTTTAGAATATTCTGTAATTTGAATGTGATTTCCTTCGTATTCGAAAGATCCAATCCTACGTGACGGTATAAGGGAGAATTTTTTAAGACCGTCGATTTCGGCTCCGTTCTCGCGATCCCGACGACCTTATAACCTTGGGAAATTAAAAATTCGGAGATCGCTTTTCCGAACCCTTTGGATGAGCCGGTTACGATCGCCAAAGCGTTGTTCGGTTCCAAGTTCGTTTTCATTTTGTTTCCATTTCGCTTGCCACGAGTCTGTGGATTTTTTCCCGAGGAACAAAGACTTCCAATTCTTTTTCGACCGTATCGAACATTTCTTTTTCCAATTCTGTCGGATAGGATTTAACTCCGACGTGCGTTTCCATCGGAAGATAATAAAGATAGGAATCCGATCTTCTTTTTTTGGAGTTCTTAAAATAATCCGAATTCATCCGAAAAACTCCGAGACTGATTTCGCGAAGTTTTTCTCCGGGAATTTCTCGGAAAATCGCGCGAACGAATTCTTGATAAACGGATTTCCAATTCGGAACGTTGAGAATCGGATCCAAACAAAGACGAACCTGCCAACCCGCGTTCAACGCGTCCCTTATGTTTTTCAATCGGGAAGAAAGTCTCGGAGTCAATGGTTCGTGCTCCAAAATCACCGATTCGGGAGAAAGCGTCCAAGCGAGAATGATATTCGAAGTCGGCTTCAGATCCGCGATCGATTTGAAATTCGCGCTTTTGGTTCTGATTTCCACGATCAAATCCGGATTCTCGCTCGCGAACAAGATCCATTCTTTACAATATCCTAATATGTTTTCGAGCGCGAGAAGATCCGTATCGTAGGATATACAAAGATAAAGCGGTTTGGAAAGTTCGAGTTGTTCCTTGGTTTCCCGGATATAATCCTCGTTGTTTACGAAAACCACGAGGTTCGCGGAAGAATACATTCCCTGAAGATAACAATACGAACAATTATAAAGACAATTGAGTACGAGCGCGTTGTAATAAAAAAAACGATAACCGAAGTCGGGCGCGACTCCCGAGCCGGAATATAAGAATTGTTCTTTACGTTTTGCTAATATAAGTTTCGGACTTCTTTTTTGGGCCTGAAAATTCTGTGCGGAAGGATTAAAAACTTCCTTGTACGAATCGATGGAAACCGGAATCGATTCCGGAAATTTGGAAAGAATTGCCGAA from Leptospira kmetyi serovar Malaysia str. Bejo-Iso9 harbors:
- a CDS encoding carbon-nitrogen family hydrolase translates to MNPGELNVALVQCDLSWENQDANYEHVRKLIRSSLEKNKNEKADLILLPETFATGFTMRSERIAEPDEGPTETFLREISKETQAVVCAGWIRKNPDGKPFNTVSVVNPNGEIILRYSKIHPFTFGGEDRHYSSGSEIISYDLNGFRITPFICYDIRFPEIFRRLAGETDIFTIHANWPIPRIHHWELILKTRAIENQAYVFGVNRIGIAGYNKSVHHNGHSLAVEPNGEFTDAGEEVETILFHKAFQKSISDYRENFPVLPDRKDPAGIRVRIAEHSSQI
- a CDS encoding SDR family oxidoreductase, which gives rise to MKTNLEPNNALAIVTGSSKGFGKAISEFLISQGYKVVGIARTEPKSTVLKNSPLYRHVGLDLSNTKEITFKLQNILKEEPPLKILVNNAGIGNFAPHEEIPFDELERMLVVNFVSPILITKLLLRDLKKNEGWIFQIHSVSAFKESFRGAAYAGTKAGLRHFGLNLFEEIRKSGVKLISVNPDVADTDFYERLDFEKDSDPNSYLNVSEILKAFEYALSGPENLGFTEITIRPKLHKVAKKPFVRKNENPSS
- a CDS encoding SPL family radical SAM protein, whose product is MRSDNFISPKRFSHIYVEESAKNHPNTSAILSKFPESIPVSIDSYKEVFNPSAQNFQAQKRSPKLILAKRKEQFLYSGSGVAPDFGYRFFYYNALVLNCLYNCSYCYLQGMYSSANLVVFVNNEDYIRETKEQLELSKPLYLCISYDTDLLALENILGYCKEWILFASENPDLIVEIRTKSANFKSIADLKPTSNIILAWTLSPESVILEHEPLTPRLSSRLKNIRDALNAGWQVRLCLDPILNVPNWKSVYQEFVRAIFREIPGEKLREISLGVFRMNSDYFKNSKKRRSDSYLYYLPMETHVGVKSYPTELEKEMFDTVEKELEVFVPREKIHRLVASEMETK